The following coding sequences lie in one Bacillus thermozeamaize genomic window:
- a CDS encoding acetylornithine deacetylase translates to MFSSEEWRRRIDEKKEEYLQLLSRLVAFPTVSPPARNTRLAQQYVAEYLRNLGMEVDQWEIYPNDDNVVGRWRGTGGGRSLILNGHIDVASVEEDERWRTPPFTLTERDGRLYGRGVADMKGGLASGLFALSLLKEAGFVPKGDIIFQSVIGEEVGEAGTQACVQRGYTADFAIVMDTSQMQIQGQGGVITGWIEIRSPHTFHDGMRAKLIHAGGGQFGASAIEKMVKVIHALQELERHWAVMKSYPGFPPGMNTINPAVIEGGRHPAFVADQCKLWITVHFYPNETYESVAKEVEEHVLRMAAADPWLSQHPPQFRWGGSSMIEDQGEIFPALEVDWQHPGVQLLSQVHEEIGGVPAVCSMSSTVTDAGWLGRAGIPTVLYGPGSLAQAHAVNESVEWAELLQYTQTLVRFIEQWCG, encoded by the coding sequence TTGTTTTCCAGTGAGGAATGGAGACGGAGGATCGATGAGAAAAAGGAGGAGTATCTTCAACTGTTGAGCCGGCTGGTGGCTTTTCCGACGGTCAGCCCTCCCGCCAGGAACACGCGTTTGGCGCAGCAATATGTGGCTGAATATTTGCGAAATCTAGGCATGGAGGTGGATCAGTGGGAAATTTACCCGAATGATGATAACGTGGTTGGCCGTTGGCGGGGAACGGGTGGCGGGCGCAGCCTCATTTTAAACGGGCACATCGATGTGGCGAGCGTGGAAGAGGATGAGAGGTGGCGCACGCCGCCATTCACGTTGACCGAGCGGGACGGGCGCCTGTACGGGCGCGGCGTGGCCGACATGAAAGGCGGACTGGCCAGCGGGCTCTTTGCGCTGTCCTTGTTGAAAGAGGCAGGCTTTGTCCCGAAAGGGGATATCATTTTCCAGTCGGTGATTGGGGAGGAGGTGGGGGAAGCCGGGACGCAAGCCTGTGTTCAGCGTGGTTACACAGCCGATTTTGCGATCGTGATGGATACCAGCCAGATGCAGATTCAGGGCCAGGGCGGCGTGATAACCGGTTGGATTGAGATTCGCAGCCCGCATACGTTCCACGATGGCATGCGCGCCAAACTCATCCATGCGGGAGGAGGGCAATTTGGCGCCAGCGCGATTGAAAAAATGGTCAAGGTGATCCACGCGCTTCAGGAATTGGAACGTCATTGGGCAGTGATGAAATCCTATCCGGGCTTTCCTCCCGGTATGAATACCATCAATCCGGCGGTGATTGAAGGGGGACGCCATCCTGCTTTTGTGGCAGATCAGTGCAAACTCTGGATAACGGTCCATTTTTACCCCAATGAAACGTACGAGAGCGTGGCCAAAGAGGTGGAGGAGCATGTCCTGCGGATGGCGGCCGCCGATCCGTGGCTGAGCCAGCATCCGCCGCAATTTCGCTGGGGCGGAAGCTCCATGATTGAAGATCAAGGTGAGATATTCCCGGCCTTGGAAGTCGACTGGCAGCACCCAGGGGTACAGCTTCTCTCGCAAGTGCATGAAGAGATTGGCGGGGTGCCTGCGGTTTGCAGCATGTCGTCCACCGTAACCGATGCAGGCTGGCTGGGGCGGGCCGGTATCCCGACTGTGTTGTACGGGCCCGGTTCACTCGCGCAGGCGCACGCGGTCAATGAAAGCGTGGAATGGGCGGAACTGCTGCAGTATACGCAGACGCTGGTGCGATTTATTGAGCAGTGGTGCGGATGA
- a CDS encoding thiaminase II, which translates to MSFSMELRRLAEPIWQKEMEHPFVKGLASGELPLESFQYYLRQDYIYLIAFSRVFAIAAAKSHDLKEMGEFAELLHATLHDEMDLHRKYAAEFGISREELEATVPSPTAYAYTSHLVRTAYEGTMTEVLAAVLPCQWGYHEIGLRLAQVPGWESSPYRDWIKTYASPEFGRLAAMMRERLDALTASIDEAHKKRLQDLFLTSSRYEYLFWEKAYQREEWPV; encoded by the coding sequence ATGTCGTTTTCCATGGAATTGCGTCGATTGGCCGAGCCGATCTGGCAGAAAGAGATGGAGCATCCTTTTGTCAAAGGGCTGGCCAGTGGAGAATTGCCGCTAGAGTCGTTTCAATACTACTTGCGCCAGGATTACATTTACCTGATTGCCTTCAGCAGGGTGTTCGCCATCGCCGCGGCCAAATCGCATGATCTTAAAGAGATGGGTGAGTTTGCCGAGCTATTGCACGCCACCTTGCATGATGAGATGGACTTGCACCGAAAATACGCGGCGGAATTTGGCATCTCGCGGGAGGAGCTGGAAGCCACCGTTCCTTCTCCGACAGCCTACGCCTACACCAGCCACCTGGTGCGAACCGCTTATGAAGGGACGATGACAGAGGTGCTGGCCGCCGTGCTGCCGTGCCAATGGGGGTATCACGAGATCGGTTTGCGCTTGGCTCAGGTTCCCGGCTGGGAGTCCTCGCCGTATCGGGACTGGATCAAGACATACGCTTCGCCGGAATTCGGCCGTTTGGCAGCGATGATGCGGGAGCGCCTGGATGCGCTGACCGCGTCGATTGATGAGGCGCATAAGAAGCGATTGCAAGACCTGTTTTTGACCAGCAGCCGATATGAGTATCTCTTTTGGGAAAAGGCCTATCAGCGCGAAGAATGGCCGGTGTAG
- a CDS encoding 5-(carboxyamino)imidazole ribonucleotide synthase — translation MSEHKAAATGPAQKHPAILPGSTIGILGGGQLGRMIALAARQMGYRIACLDPQDDSPCGQVADQAYTGALDDLAVAMQMAETCDVITYEFENVDDRLVEALQQSHYLPQGKAILTISRHRIREKSALASIGIPVAPFHPVRSRADLANGVRELGFPCVLKTALGGYDGKGQAVIRNEEEALLAWETLSGMCPELILEQWIPFEKEISVIAARSTTGEVRCFPAAENIHQDGILRISMAPARIPQALQEQAQELATSIANRLNVYGLIAVEMFLTKEGQLFVNELAPRPHNSGHYTMEACVTSQFEQHVRAICGLPLGSTRLLSPVVMLNLLGEEPAAVLKRLPALPVEAKLHLYGKKEARPKRKMGHLNVLAPTLDEALETLRRYQEQLQLPLPEW, via the coding sequence TTGTCCGAACACAAGGCAGCCGCAACCGGGCCCGCTCAGAAGCACCCCGCCATTCTCCCCGGTTCCACCATCGGAATCCTGGGCGGCGGACAGCTGGGCCGGATGATCGCGCTGGCCGCGCGACAGATGGGCTACCGCATTGCCTGCCTCGATCCGCAAGACGACTCCCCTTGCGGCCAGGTGGCCGATCAAGCATATACCGGGGCCCTCGACGATCTGGCGGTTGCCATGCAAATGGCCGAAACGTGTGACGTCATCACCTACGAATTTGAGAATGTGGATGATCGTCTGGTGGAAGCTCTCCAACAATCCCATTACCTCCCGCAGGGCAAAGCGATCCTGACCATATCCCGGCACCGCATTCGGGAAAAAAGCGCCTTGGCATCCATCGGCATCCCGGTCGCGCCCTTCCATCCGGTGCGATCGCGTGCCGATTTGGCCAACGGGGTTCGGGAACTGGGTTTTCCATGTGTCCTAAAGACCGCCCTCGGGGGCTACGACGGCAAGGGACAGGCCGTGATCCGCAATGAAGAAGAGGCGCTTTTGGCCTGGGAAACGCTGTCCGGCATGTGTCCCGAACTGATTCTGGAACAATGGATTCCTTTTGAAAAAGAGATCTCGGTGATTGCCGCCCGCAGCACGACAGGCGAAGTGCGTTGTTTTCCTGCGGCCGAAAACATCCATCAAGACGGCATCCTGCGCATCTCCATGGCGCCTGCGCGCATCCCGCAGGCGCTGCAGGAGCAAGCGCAGGAGCTGGCGACGTCGATTGCCAACCGATTGAATGTCTATGGACTGATTGCGGTGGAAATGTTCCTGACAAAAGAAGGCCAGCTATTTGTCAACGAACTGGCGCCGCGGCCCCACAACTCGGGACACTACACCATGGAAGCCTGTGTCACCTCGCAATTTGAACAGCATGTGCGGGCCATCTGCGGCCTGCCGCTCGGGTCCACGCGCCTGCTCTCGCCCGTGGTCATGCTCAACCTGCTGGGAGAGGAACCGGCCGCCGTCTTGAAACGCTTGCCGGCGCTCCCCGTAGAGGCCAAGCTGCACCTCTATGGAAAAAAAGAGGCGCGCCCGAAGCGAAAAATGGGCCACCTCAATGTGCTTGCTCCCACCCTTGACGAAGCCCTGGAGACCCTGCGGCGGTACCAGGAACAGCTCCAATTGCCCCTGCCTGAATGGTGA
- a CDS encoding ABC transporter substrate-binding protein has translation MDGQKQRRTMNMLVLALLGGLALVLAACGGQGELPDREANETGRGADDGKKPEKLSIMLDWYPNAVHAFIYLAKEKGYFAEEGLDVEIQMPAETNDPLRLVAANQVDLALSYQPQLVMARAEGVPNVAVAAVVRHPLNAMMVKADSPIQSPKDLENRKLGYPSIPTNEAILQTMVKSDGGDPGKVTLQDIGWDIVQALSTDQVDAVLGGYINHEKLLLEKHGVPVRVIDPVDYGVPDYYELILVTSESTWKAKRESIAAFWRAAQRAQEEVAANPEAALQVLFKQQSEAFPLDEEIERQSLEILLPLMDAGEKPFGYQDARVWEEVVDWLKREGVIEKAIAPESLFVNLEE, from the coding sequence ATGGACGGACAAAAACAGCGACGAACGATGAACATGCTGGTTTTGGCGTTGCTGGGCGGATTGGCCCTGGTGTTGGCCGCCTGTGGGGGGCAGGGAGAGCTGCCGGATCGGGAGGCAAACGAGACGGGTAGGGGGGCAGATGACGGAAAAAAGCCGGAAAAGCTGAGCATCATGCTTGATTGGTATCCCAATGCGGTGCATGCTTTCATCTATCTTGCCAAAGAGAAGGGATACTTTGCTGAGGAAGGGCTGGATGTGGAGATTCAGATGCCGGCCGAGACCAACGACCCGCTCCGTTTGGTCGCGGCCAATCAGGTGGATTTGGCCTTGAGCTACCAGCCGCAACTGGTGATGGCCAGGGCGGAAGGCGTGCCCAACGTGGCGGTGGCAGCGGTGGTCCGCCACCCCTTGAATGCCATGATGGTCAAGGCGGACAGCCCGATCCAGTCGCCGAAAGATCTTGAAAACCGGAAGCTTGGTTACCCTTCCATTCCCACCAACGAGGCGATTCTTCAGACGATGGTCAAGTCAGACGGTGGGGATCCCGGCAAGGTAACCTTGCAGGATATCGGCTGGGACATCGTGCAGGCTTTGAGCACCGATCAGGTGGACGCGGTCCTGGGCGGCTACATCAATCACGAGAAGCTGCTCCTGGAAAAGCATGGGGTTCCCGTCCGGGTCATCGATCCGGTTGACTATGGCGTTCCCGACTATTATGAACTGATTCTGGTCACGAGCGAGAGCACTTGGAAGGCGAAACGGGAGTCCATCGCGGCATTCTGGCGTGCGGCGCAACGGGCGCAGGAGGAGGTGGCGGCCAATCCGGAAGCTGCGTTGCAAGTGTTGTTCAAGCAGCAAAGCGAGGCGTTCCCGCTGGATGAAGAGATTGAGCGGCAGAGCCTGGAGATCCTCCTGCCGTTGATGGACGCGGGGGAGAAGCCGTTCGGCTACCAAGACGCGCGGGTATGGGAGGAAGTGGTGGACTGGTTGAAGCGCGAAGGCGTGATAGAAAAGGCCATCGCGCCGGAATCTTTGTTCGTCAACCTGGAGGAATGA
- a CDS encoding ABC transporter permease, which translates to MYWLQQYRAPVAFFLLMLLGWEVAVRALNVPVFILPPPSAILYALWEHAGLLFTVHLPATLWIILLGLAISVVLGVGLAAAMTLFPLVERTFYPLLVVTQTLPIIALSPVFVLWFGYSIWGKVAVTVLISFFPIVVNTYDGFRRTDAEWVELLRTMGANRWQIFLKAQVPASLPMFFTGLKMAAVVSVIGATIGEWLGANEGLGYFSRRMAHSVRAAPLFAAVLVLSLLGILLFLLIQGMERKCLPWKREGGHRGSARQ; encoded by the coding sequence ATGTACTGGCTGCAACAGTATCGCGCACCCGTTGCCTTTTTCTTGCTGATGCTGCTCGGATGGGAGGTGGCGGTCAGGGCATTGAACGTGCCGGTGTTCATCCTCCCGCCGCCCTCCGCCATCCTCTACGCGCTGTGGGAGCATGCCGGATTGTTGTTCACCGTGCATCTGCCCGCCACACTGTGGATCATCCTCTTGGGACTGGCCATTTCGGTGGTTTTGGGGGTTGGGCTGGCTGCGGCCATGACGCTGTTTCCGCTGGTGGAACGGACCTTCTATCCGCTGCTGGTGGTTACGCAGACGCTGCCGATCATCGCCTTGTCTCCGGTTTTCGTGTTGTGGTTCGGCTATTCGATCTGGGGAAAAGTGGCGGTGACGGTCCTGATCAGCTTTTTTCCGATTGTGGTGAACACATATGACGGTTTCCGGCGCACGGATGCCGAATGGGTGGAGCTCCTGCGGACGATGGGCGCCAACCGCTGGCAGATTTTTCTCAAGGCGCAGGTGCCCGCTTCCTTGCCGATGTTTTTCACCGGCTTGAAGATGGCGGCGGTGGTCAGCGTCATCGGGGCCACCATCGGCGAATGGCTGGGAGCCAATGAAGGCCTGGGGTATTTCAGCCGGCGGATGGCCCACAGTGTCCGCGCCGCTCCATTGTTTGCCGCGGTACTGGTGCTGTCCCTGCTGGGGATTCTCCTGTTTCTGTTGATTCAGGGCATGGAACGCAAGTGTTTGCCCTGGAAGCGGGAAGGCGGGCACAGGGGATCGGCACGGCAATGA